One Manduca sexta isolate Smith_Timp_Sample1 chromosome 28, JHU_Msex_v1.0, whole genome shotgun sequence DNA window includes the following coding sequences:
- the LOC115448808 gene encoding uncharacterized protein LOC115448808 isoform X1, translating to MESMLIGLVANAYIESMVENVRQKLKAEGYHHWKLDRYEFKYSAPNPSIFKLRVLLNKILVTGADKIEAKNIEYDPTTTSIKFEILLPELVIKSGKSSIVASLCDKNFDRRLSGRVIVNNLRILCKTELRITESKQLDLQNTEAKMTVGGMMSDIHFTFLDKDFSEIINTFLSVAVPEFIQSHGDKCKEILDLIKENATGSAGSAINNMF from the exons ATGGAGAGTATGTTGATTGGATTGGTGGCTAATGCATATATTGAATCAATGGTTGAGAATGTGCGACAAAAACTTAAAGCGGAAGGGTACCACCACTGGAAACTGGATAGATACGAATTCAAATATTCTGCTCCTAATCCGAG TATATTTAAACTTCGAGTGCTGTTAAACAAAATTCTAGTGACTGGCGCAGATAAAATTGAAGCCAAGAATATTGAATACGATCCAACCACTACTTCTATAAAATTCGAAATATTATTACCCGAGTTGGTTATTAAATCAG gtaaaTCATCCATCGTGGCGTCTCTTTGCGACAAGAATTTTGACAGAAGGTTAAGTGGACG AGTTATTGTGAACAATCTACGAATATTGTGTAAAACTGAATTGAGAATAACCGAAAGCAAACAACTGGATTTACAAAACACTGAAGCCAAAATGACTGTGGGAGGCATGATG tctGACATCCATTTCACCTTTCTCGATAAGGACTTTTCTGAGATCATTAATACATTTCTGAGCGTTGCGGTGCCTGAATTTATCCAATCGCATGGG GacaaatgtaaagaaatattggATTTAATTAAGGAGAATGCTACTGGGTCTGCTGGAAGTGCtataaacaatatgttttaa
- the LOC115448808 gene encoding uncharacterized protein LOC115448808 isoform X2 — translation MESMLIGLVANAYIESMVENVRQKLKAEGYHHWKLDRYEFKYSAPNPSIFKLRVLLNKILVTGADKIEAKNIEYDPTTTSIKFEILLPELVIKSGKSSIVASLCDKNFDRRLSGRVIVNNLRILCKTELRITESKQLDLQNTEAKMTVGGMMDKCKEILDLIKENATGSAGSAINNMF, via the exons ATGGAGAGTATGTTGATTGGATTGGTGGCTAATGCATATATTGAATCAATGGTTGAGAATGTGCGACAAAAACTTAAAGCGGAAGGGTACCACCACTGGAAACTGGATAGATACGAATTCAAATATTCTGCTCCTAATCCGAG TATATTTAAACTTCGAGTGCTGTTAAACAAAATTCTAGTGACTGGCGCAGATAAAATTGAAGCCAAGAATATTGAATACGATCCAACCACTACTTCTATAAAATTCGAAATATTATTACCCGAGTTGGTTATTAAATCAG gtaaaTCATCCATCGTGGCGTCTCTTTGCGACAAGAATTTTGACAGAAGGTTAAGTGGACG AGTTATTGTGAACAATCTACGAATATTGTGTAAAACTGAATTGAGAATAACCGAAAGCAAACAACTGGATTTACAAAACACTGAAGCCAAAATGACTGTGGGAGGCATGATG GacaaatgtaaagaaatattggATTTAATTAAGGAGAATGCTACTGGGTCTGCTGGAAGTGCtataaacaatatgttttaa
- the LOC115448813 gene encoding uncharacterized protein LOC115448813, translating into MRVLCFTLAVFGMVVALPVPTTKTDRLKQILSEPYSPNRNAALENLILGLIEELRETMLNGSDDIPVLDPLEIDHILIDDEILPFPGSKVTINDLNVKKLATFEVNDLTVRRTSLILQRYRIQLDGEVPVIDVDVGNYDVLVNAMGFNIFGNGDAKIKVIQPRIKVDLLVAPRISISGIFLNLLECDIKFSLRDFQPNITGMFHDNAVSAFVSLFLQNLVGDLLELYEDDINKFLSTTIHEAANEILKDLNLISILG; encoded by the exons ATGCGTGTTTTATGTTTTACCTTGGCTGTCTTTGGGATGGTGGTGGCCCTACCAGTTCCAACAACCAAAACAGACCGCTTGAAACAGATTTTGTCTGAACCTT ACAGCCCCAATAGAAATGCCGCACTTGAAAATCTTATTCTTGGATTAATCGAGGAGCTACGTGAAACCATGCTGAATGGCAGTGACGATATTCCAGTATTGGATCCGCTAGAAATCGATCATATTTTAATTGACGATGAAATTCTACCGTTCCCGGG TTCCAAGGTCACAATCAACGATCTCAATGTGAAAAAACTAGCGACGTTCGAGGTCAATGATTTGACGGTGAGACGCACCAGCTTGATTCTGCAGCGGTACAGGATACAGCTTGATGGAGAGGTTCCTGTTATAGATGTTGATGTTG GTAACTACGACGTGTTGGTAAATGCAATGGGTTTTAATATCTTCGGAAATGGCGACGCtaa GATAAAAGTTATTCAGCCAAGAATAAAAGTGGACTTGCTGGTAGCACCCAGAATCAGCATTAGCGGTATTTTTCTCAACCTTCTCGAGTGCGACATCAAATTTAGTCTTAGAGACTTCCAG CCCAACATAACCGGAATGTTCCACGATAACGCAGTCAGTGCGTTTGTTAGTCTGTTCCTGCAGAATTTGGTCGGGGACTTGCTTGAGCTTTACGAG gacgatattaataaattcttgaGTACGACGATACACGAAGCTgcaaatgaaattttaaaagatttaaatctTATTAGCATCTTGggataa